One Delphinus delphis chromosome 16, mDelDel1.2, whole genome shotgun sequence genomic window, AGGGCAATCACCGTGACAAACACTGTACATTCTCAGTGATGGAAAAGATTTCCAGGCCACACTTCACTTGTCACAATATCAATCTCAGAATGTTAGCAAAGACGTTCACTTACCATCACTGCTCCGTGGGTCAAGCACTGGAAATCTGATCAGTTCTGTGTTCTATGAAGGCATGGCTCATGGTCCAGAAAGTTAATTAAGGCctccaaaggaaacagaaaattccagtctttaaaaaatgaaaccaactgccctcccctcccctcacatcCCCAGGAAACTCACCTGGAATCAATCTTCTCATCTAAGTGCAAGTTCCACAGCCTTTTCCAATTGTCACAACAAGAAGTTCCCCATGgactttttcagtttttcttcaatctggagggaaaaaaatgattaataatcATGTAATTACATTTCCAATTCAATGACCATTATCACTGGATGGGACCACCTCGGGGCTTCAAAGATGAAGTCCATCTGACAGTGAAGAGTTTAGTAAAGGGGTGTCCCTGGTGATGAGGGGAGGCTTCATGAGAATCACAGTCACCACCTGGTTATATGATTGGAGTCCTACCCttttgcacttttttcttttttgttggggGGGGGTACAGAGCAAACAAAAGACAGTATTTATTTGGGAAACAATAGTTTCAAAATTATCCTGAAACCAGAATCTATGGGCCAGAATACACCCCCTAAGCAAATGAGTGAGGTCCTCATTAATTGCTCActtattaaataaaacttttaattaacTGACGGTGTAGTGTTTTCCCACATTTCCATGATAAGAATCACTTGGAGTGCTAGAGATTAATTCCATTAACTAATACATGGGGCCTGGGATGGGCCAgtaatttggaaattttaattttacaaatacttccaggtgattttaatgatCAAGgaactttgggaaacactgatgaaacgtgcttttctgctttctttgcaGATTTTAAGTCTTGAACACCTGGTCCCAGAATGACTCAGTGAAAAGTCTTATCCAGTCCAGCTCTAGGAAAGGAAAGTAAGTCTTCTGAACATTTGGTTCGTTGATTCCTAGAAGACACTGTTTCTCATCTCCATTTCCGGCCCAGCTCTTCTAGATCAGGTTTTTCCTTGAGTTGAGGCATGGCAGTCCAGTCATTTTTAAAGAGTGGTTTCGTATTAAAGGATTATCACATTTAATTAAATAACCTTTTCTTGCTTTTGTCTTGTTCCCTTTTCCCCTGAAACTTCTGTTAAGAAGTTAGGGTGCTTTGTATAGACTCAATAGTCTGGCCTTTCCACCTGAAATCTCATACTGACGACCCCCTGTATACCAGCCTGGATCTCATTGTTCTCTTTAACAGGTCCCACTCCCTTTGGCGTCCCGGTCAAGATAATACCTCCTTCTTCAAGTTCATTATCTTCGAAACGTAGCTGATGGTATAGGAGgatggaaaaaaatcatgaaagataTTTCACCCGCCTGCCTGAGTTAGCCATTGACTTTGAGCCAGAGCTTCAGGCTTTGAGGGTCAGGAATCTTCTCTTTGGGCACCAACACTCTGACAGGGCAGGAGGCCGTGGAGCTCTTGGCCTGAGTCGCAAGCAGCCCCTTCTTCTTGCACTCTTCCTGCATGTCCCTGGCGGTCTCGTCCAAGCACAGAGCGTAGCCGGCCACACAGTCCACGACCGCGGCCTCCTGGCCGGCGCAGAAGCGCTTGCGCATCACCACCCCCAGCTGGAGCTCGTGGTGCAGGCTATACGCGTAGGTGGGCACGAGGACCCGCGAGCGCAGGCAGTGGAGGCTCCGGGGAAGAGCTCCGGCTGGCTTTCTCTGCAGGGCTGGCTTTCTCTGCAGGGCTGGCTTTCTCTGCAGGGCGCTCTGCATCTCCCCGACAGGGGCCGCGCGGCTCCTGCCCGAGCACACGATGCTCATCCCCCACCCTCAGGAGCGGGACGGCGGCCTGGCGGCTGCCGCGCTCCTACTTGTGGCCCCCGGAGTCACGTGGACTCTGCCTGGCCGGCCATCGGACGCCTACAGCTGCCCAGAGAGGACCGACTACCTCGGAGCGCTGTCCCCGACTCTGACCTCGGTGCCTGGGAGCCGCTGTCTGGTGGCTCCCTGTGCGCTGCCCGGCCTGGGGACGCAGCCTGGTCCCCGGAGAGAGGCGGAGGCTCCGGCGCAGCTCTCCAGCCGACGCTGCCTCTCAGGGGGCCCTCAGCAGCCCCACACCGGGCCTGCAGACTTTTTCTGAGAAGAAACccacgtgagagagtggcatggacatatatacactaccaagtgtcaaatagagagctagtgggaagcagccgcatagctcaaGGGGATCAGctgggtgctgtgtgaccacctagaggggtgggatagggagggtgggagggagacggaagagggaggacatgtatgcatatggctgattcactttgttataaagcagaaacacaccattgtaaagcaattatactccagaaaagatgttaaaaaaaataaaagaccaaacTTACCTCTCTTAAGCTGAACAGACGAAATTAGGAAAAGAGAGGCAGACAGGAGCTGGTCCCATAGAAAATGTGCCTAAGAGAAGGTGATCCAAAGGCAGGCTGCTGTGCTCTGCTCTCCCTGCGCCATTTCCCGAGGCTCCTGCCAGCACCCGCACGGCTAAAATACCATCTCCAAGCCCAGAAAGCCTCACTTCCGGCTTGAACGCCCAGCTCCCTCATCAGGACTTAAATATCCTAGCCATTTGCCCCACCTGCTTAGTTCAGGTAGTAACTGCCCATCACTGACTTACCTCCTTCACAACCTCCGCTAAGCTGTG contains:
- the LOC132439292 gene encoding oxaloacetate tautomerase FAHD1, mitochondrial-like, which codes for MSIVCSGRSRAAPVGEMQSALQRKPALQRKPALQRKPAGALPRSLHCLRSRVLVPTYAYSLHHELQLGVVMRKRFCAGQEAAVVDCVAGYALCLDETARDMQEECKKKGLLATQAKSSTASCPVRVLVPKEKIPDPQSLKLWLKVNG